The DNA region ACCCAAACAAAAGGGTTGTAAAGGAATTTAACGATATACTGGACGAGGGGTGGGATTTATCAGCCGTTGAAAATATTGTTCAGAGCATAAATCACCCTATTAGCGAGCAGCCATTGCGGTTTCAGCACTCCTATAAAAGAAGTTACTTTTTTTACGATGCTACTCCAAATCTTATTGAAGGCATTGAAAAGGATTTTGAAAAAGCGAATATGCACATCAACGTGGTATATTCTGGTGATAAATTTTTGGATATTCTGCCCAAATGGGCGAATAAAGGAAATGCTTTGCAGTGGTTACTTCAAAAATTGGATATAAATACCAGTGAAGTGCTTGTGGCTGGAGATAGTGGTAACGATTCGGCGATGTTCGATTTAGAGGATGTTAAGGGTATAGTTGTGGCCAATGCGCATGAAGAATTATATAAGTTTACAAAATACCGACAAATTTATCACGCTGAAGGCGAGCATGGCAACGGTGTTGTTGAAGGATTGGTGTTTTATGGTATTTTACCAAAAGAAGCATTGGCTTGTATGGATAAAGACCATTCCGATGATTTTATTATTCAAAAGGAGCTTAGCAATATTGCGCAAGAGGATGAAGACGAGAAAATAGCATTAATAAAAGAAGGTTACGTAAAAGCGGTTGAAGCGCTTAAAAAGAACATCACGCCATTGGGTTTTTCGGCTTGTTCGATAGAAGATAACGTTCCAAGCGGTACCGATGAAAACTATCACAGCGTTTGGGCGCGAGATGGGGCTATCACAGTTATTGGCTCGTTGCCTTTAATTCGCGATAAGGAAATCCACCAATGCCAACGGCAAACTTTGATTACCTTGTTTGAACACATTTCACGCAACGGGCAAATTCCTTCTAATGTGCGGATTAAGGATAATGTGCCCGATTATTCAGGGGTAGGGGGCATTTGCTCTATCGACAGTGGAATTTGGGTAGTGATTGCCTTTTACGAATATGTAAATGTTACAAAAGATATCGATTTTCTTCGAAAGTATATTTCAGATATAAAAGAAACCATGCGTTGGTTGGGGGCGCACGATAGTAACAACGATGCACTGTTGGAAATACCTGAAGCTGGCGATTGGACCGATTTATTCGGCGGAAGCTACAACATCCTTTATGACGAAATCCTTTGGTATCGAGCTAATGTTTGTTTCGGTAGAATGCTGGAAATGTTGGGTGAATACGAAGAAGCCGGTGAATACATCCGATGGTCACAAGTCATAAAAAAAGAAATACTCATAAACTTTTGGCCCTCCACGCAACAAAAATTATTTCAGTCCGTTTCTTTCGCCGAGCGACAGTTCACATTGGGAGATACCTCGTATTTAATTGCCCAAACCACGCCTTTCGATTTTGGTTGGCGTTGCGATGTATTTGGCAATGTTTTGGCCTTTTTGCACGGCACCGTCGATGCCGAAAAGGCGCACCAAACCTTTAAGTTTATGTTGGGTGTTGGGGTAAACGATCCTTTTCCGGTTTCGAATGTGTATCCCGTAGTTACTCCCGGAGATCCTGATTGGAAACCTTACTATACTGTTAATTTATTGAATCTTCCGCACCATTACCACAATGGTGGTATTTGGCCTTTTGTAGGCGGATTTTGGGTGAAATTCATCAATAAACTGGGCTTAAAGGATGTCGCGGTTTCCGAGTTGTATAAGCTAGCATTAATCAACAAAGAAGGCTTGACCGAAGAATGGGAGTTCACCGAATGGGCGCACGGTACCACTGGAAAAGCTATGGGGAAAGCCTATCAAGCTTGGTCGGCGGCCCAGTACATTTCAGCATGTCATGATTTAAACATAATTAACAAATAAATACAAAACTATGAAGTCAATTTTAATGATATCTCTGCACGGATACGTTGGTGCAAACGCCGAATTAGGAAAACCAGATACAGGAGGGCAAGTAGTTTATGTGTTAGAGCTGGCCGAGCGTTTTAGCCGATTGGGAAAGCGTGTGGATTTGGTAACCCGACAATTTGAAGACCAACCAGAATACGACCATGTGGATGAAAATTATAGCGTTTGGCGTATTCCTTTTGGTGGAAAGAAATTCATCCGAAAGGAAGATATGCACGACCATCTAAAAAAGTTCGTTACCAATTGCTTGGCGGCGATTAAAAAGGAACGAAAAAAATACGATGTCGTTTACAGCCACTATTGGGATGCTGGTTGGGCCGGACAAAAAATTGCTGAAGAGTTGGGCATTTCGCATGTGCATACGCCGCATTCTTTAGGGTGGTGGAAACAGCATACCATGGGCAGCGATATGGACGAAAAGGAAATGGAACAGAAGTACCGTTTTAAGGAACGCATTAGAAAGGAATATTTCGTCTACCAAATGTGTAATTATGTCATCGCGACCACATTGCCGCAAGTAGATTTGCTCACCCAACAATATGATGTATTGCCGAGAAATTGCGGAATGATTCCACCGGGAATTGATGAAAATAGATTTTACCCCGTACCTTCAAAAGAAAATGACAAAATACGAGCGAAATATGATATCCATCCCACTGATATTTTAGCATTGGGAAGAATGGCACACAACAAAGGGTATGACTTGCTTTTACAGGCTTTGCCCACCGTTTTCGAATTATGCCCAGAAGCTAGGTTGGTGGCTGCCATTGGAGGAGACAATTCCAAACAAGACGACAAGGGGGTAGCAGGTTTGAAAAAATTGGCCAGTGAATTGGGAGTGGCCGACAGAATTGCTTGGAAAAGTTATATCGCTGACGAAGATTTAGCCAACGTATACCGCTCGGCGAATATTTTTGCCATGCCATCACGATACGAACCTTTTGGAATGGTGGCGATTGAAGCTATGGCCTGTGGAACACCAAGTGTGGTAACTGTACACGGTGGTTTGTACGATTTAATAGATTTTGGAAACCAGGCTTTGTTTGCCGATCCGCATAGACCGCTTGAATTTGGCGCGATGTTGTCAATGCCTTTATTGTATCCTAAAATGCGTAACGAACTATCGGTTGAAGGAGCGCGATTTGCCCGCCGAAATTTTGGCTGGACAGGAATTGCAAAGCGGATGATTAAAGTATTTGAAAATTCCATTAACCAACGCACCATGGAATCCAATATTTTTTAGCCTTTTTATTAAGCTCTGGATTTTATGTTACTAGCGCATAATCGGATAATTTCGGTAATGCGCTTTTTTCGTGTTTCTTCCCGTTTGGCTTGGTGGAGCCAGTACAGATAGCTTTTTCTGTAAGAAGGCGCAAAGTTTTTATAATTGGCGAAAGCCACTTTGCTTTTATCGAATGCTATTTGAAGGTCTTCAGGGATAATTCCATTTTCAACATCGTCCAAAGCGCTCCAGCTACCGTTTAGTTTGGCTGTTTCAACGGTTTTTAGTCCGCTGTCGTGCATTAAATCTTGGGCAATTAGTTCTTCAATGTATGTTTTGTTCAACGCACTCCAAACACTTTTTGAGTTACGTGGGGTAAAATATTGGCGCCGTTTACCATTGCCTAAACTTTTTACCGTAGAATCTATCCAACCGTAGCAAAGGGCTACTTTTACTGCTTCCTCCCAGCGCATACTTTCTTTTTCGTGGTCAACTTTGTAAAATATCAGGTAAACGCCCTTGCTCGATGCGTGGTTTTCGTGTAGCCATTGCCGCCACTCGGTGTCGGTTTCAAAATATAATTCGGGAAGTTTTTTCAAAACTAAAGGGCTTTACTTTCTACGTAAAAATCGTCATCTACTTTAAAGGTTTCAATATTCTCTTCAGCGGTTAATGTATTCCATGCTTGTTTTGGAAACAACCATTGTTCTTTACCGTTAATCGAAATCTGAACAGGCATATCGAAATTTTCAACCACATTATTCCAACGGAATTTAAGCGTGTTCTTTTTTATTGAATACTCTAAAGTAGGTACTTTCACGGTTCTTAAATACTGATTGAAAAATTCGGTTAAATCGATGCCTGTTTCAACAGAAAGGAAGTTTTCAATTTGTTGGGTGGTCACCGTTTGGTGATAAAACTGAACATTCATTTTTCTAAGAATATTTCGCCATTTTTCATCATCTTCAATCAATTGCCGAAGTGTATGTAGCATATTGGATCCTTTGTAGTACATGTCGCCAGAGCCTTCGTGGTTTACATTGTAAATACCTATTAAGGGACGGTCGTTTAAAATATTTTTTCGAGTGCCGATAACATATTCTGCTGCGGCTTGCTTTCCGTAAAAATAATCAAGAAATAGGTTCTCCGAATAAGCGGTAAAGCTTTCGTGAATCCACATATCGGCAATATCTTTATTGGTTATATTATTTGCAAACCATTCGTGCCCTGATTCATGGATGATGATAAAATCGAACTTTAAGCCCCATCCGGTACCCGATAAATCGCGGCCCAAATAGCCATTTTTATATTGGTTACCATAGGTGACGCTGCTTTGGTGCTCCATGCCCAAATAAGGTACTTCTACCAATTTATAGCCATCTTTATAAAAGGGGTACTGCCCAAACCAATGCTCGAAAGCTTCCATCATCTTTGGGGCATCTTTAAATTGCTCTTTGGCTTTTTCTAAATTGTATTTTAACACGTAATAATCCATATCGAGATTTCCGGCCATGCCATCGTAAACTTCAGAAAAATGAGCATAATTGGCAATGTTTATATTAACACCATAATTGTTAATCGGGTTGCTAACAAACCAACGGTAAGTTTTGGTGTCGCCGTATTGCTCAACGCTTCTTAGCCTACCGTTTGAAACATTCATTAAATGGGAGGGCACATTAACGCTTATTTGCATGCTGTCCACCTCATCGTACATGTGGTCTTTGCAAGGCCACCATACGCTAGCTCCCAAACCTTGACAGGAGGATGCGATAAAATGCTCGCCGTTTTGGTCTTTTTTCCAAGAAATGCCGCCGTCCCACGGGGCATTTACTGCCTGTTTTGGGTGTCCTTCATAAAACAATTCGATACTTTTAATATCGCCCATTTCTTGAGTCTCGGCAAGTGTTATAAAATGAGCATTGCCATCCTGTTCTATTTGTAAATCGGTACCATTTTGTGTGGCTTTCATCAATTTCATTGGTGCTTGCAAATCGATTTGCATCACCGAGTGGTTTTTCAAAACTTGGTACTGAACTATGTTTTTTCCTGAAATGAACTTATTGTCTGGGTCGACCTTAATATCGAGGTGATAATAGGTTAAATCCCACCATTCGCGCTCTGGGGTAATGCTACCTCTAAGAGTGTCTTGCCTTGTGAAATTAGCCTTGCCACTTAAAAGGCCTTGGGAAAAGCCAGTGCTTAACCATAGTAGAGTTATAATGGAAATTAGATTTTTCATGTATTAGTTTTTAATCTCTAAATATTTGATTTGGAAATACCGCTACGCTTTCAAATCCGTGTTCACCGACCGAAGCGACGCCAAAATAGTAATTATCTATAATAATGCCTTCTAAAGTAAAAGAGGAAACATCACCTACATAGCGACTGTGGTCCCAAGTGGGGGAGGTGGTGTCGCGCCAATAGATTTTATACCCCTTAGCTCCGATAACTTTATCCCATTTGAGTTTGGTTGAAGGCTCAACTATGCCACCAATACTTACATTTTTTGGGGGAGGTGGGGCAGATGCCAAACTTGCTAAATTTATGGCGTTTACGGCTGTTAGTTTTTTTGCATAATCAAATTTAACGTGTTCAATAACATCACCATACTTTATACCATTTTCTTCCCGAATATCCTGATGTTGCTGGGTGTAATTCTCATGGGCTTCCATAATTCTTATACCGGCAAAACCCAAATCGTTAAAGGGCCGGTGGTGGCCACCACGTCCAAACCTATCCAATCGATATATCATTTTGGGGTTCATTTCAGGCATGTATGATTTTACGGTTTTATGCACATAGCGTGCCAATTGTCTGGAAACACCATCTACTTCGCCGCCGTAAAAGCGTCGCATGGTACGTTCACGTTCTGTTTCATTTGGGGGAACGGGTTCAGAGAAAATTCTAAACGTTCTGTTGTCAATTACACCATCAACACCCTTAATGTTTCCAATCATATCGTTATTAAAGACTCCTATAATGTCCCAACCTTTTTCTTTAGCATACTGAGCTAAACCTTGGCCGCCAAATAGACCTTGTTCTTCGCCAGATAGCCCCACATAAACGATACTGCTGTTAAATTTGTATTTAGTGAGCACCCGAGCGGCCTCTATGGTTCCCGCCATTCCTGAAGCGTTATCATTGGCCCCAGGGGCGTCGGTCGTAAAATCCATCGTGTCGCTGGCGCGAGAATCAATATCTCCACTCATGATAATGTAACGGTTGGGGTATTTTATACCTTTTTGAATGGCAACAACATTAACTACCCAAGCATCGTGGGGCACGCGAGAGTTGCCTTTTTGGGTAACGAAATCTTTTTGGTAAAATACATCCAAGCAGTCTCCGCAATGAGTCGATATGGTTTCAAATTCTTTTTTTATCCATCGGCGTGCGGCGCCAATACCCCTTGTGTTGGATAGTGTATCGCTAAATGTGTTTCTTGTGCCAAAATTCACCAAAGTTTGTATGTCGTTTTTAATGCGTTCGGAAGAAACAGAATCGATGATGTTGTAAATTTGTTGAGTGTTTTGAGCGTTTGCCAATACACCAAAACAGAATAGTAAGGAAAAAACTAAACGTTTCATATTTTAAAATTTATCTAAAAATAACTAAAAATAAATGCGCCTCAAATAATAATTAGGCGCATTTAAATATTGAGTTAGTCACTTACGTCTGCTTAATAGCAGTATTTGTTTTCTTTTATAACTTTATCGGCGATAATGTGTCTTAGTTCGATAATGTTAGGCATGTTTACATATTTAATGTAGCGTTTAAGCCCCATGAGCATCATACGTTGTTCATCGCCTTTGGAAAATGAAATAATGGAATG from Tamlana crocina includes:
- a CDS encoding HAD-IIB family hydrolase, which encodes MDTDLAKKYPIKLLSFDIDNTLIEFHTLKGNFTKIWNKYKDDTDVLLTYNTGRLIGDVKNLIETGVLPEPDYIISGVGTHIYDYPNKRVVKEFNDILDEGWDLSAVENIVQSINHPISEQPLRFQHSYKRSYFFYDATPNLIEGIEKDFEKANMHINVVYSGDKFLDILPKWANKGNALQWLLQKLDINTSEVLVAGDSGNDSAMFDLEDVKGIVVANAHEELYKFTKYRQIYHAEGEHGNGVVEGLVFYGILPKEALACMDKDHSDDFIIQKELSNIAQEDEDEKIALIKEGYVKAVEALKKNITPLGFSACSIEDNVPSGTDENYHSVWARDGAITVIGSLPLIRDKEIHQCQRQTLITLFEHISRNGQIPSNVRIKDNVPDYSGVGGICSIDSGIWVVIAFYEYVNVTKDIDFLRKYISDIKETMRWLGAHDSNNDALLEIPEAGDWTDLFGGSYNILYDEILWYRANVCFGRMLEMLGEYEEAGEYIRWSQVIKKEILINFWPSTQQKLFQSVSFAERQFTLGDTSYLIAQTTPFDFGWRCDVFGNVLAFLHGTVDAEKAHQTFKFMLGVGVNDPFPVSNVYPVVTPGDPDWKPYYTVNLLNLPHHYHNGGIWPFVGGFWVKFINKLGLKDVAVSELYKLALINKEGLTEEWEFTEWAHGTTGKAMGKAYQAWSAAQYISACHDLNIINK
- a CDS encoding glycosyltransferase, producing the protein MKSILMISLHGYVGANAELGKPDTGGQVVYVLELAERFSRLGKRVDLVTRQFEDQPEYDHVDENYSVWRIPFGGKKFIRKEDMHDHLKKFVTNCLAAIKKERKKYDVVYSHYWDAGWAGQKIAEELGISHVHTPHSLGWWKQHTMGSDMDEKEMEQKYRFKERIRKEYFVYQMCNYVIATTLPQVDLLTQQYDVLPRNCGMIPPGIDENRFYPVPSKENDKIRAKYDIHPTDILALGRMAHNKGYDLLLQALPTVFELCPEARLVAAIGGDNSKQDDKGVAGLKKLASELGVADRIAWKSYIADEDLANVYRSANIFAMPSRYEPFGMVAIEAMACGTPSVVTVHGGLYDLIDFGNQALFADPHRPLEFGAMLSMPLLYPKMRNELSVEGARFARRNFGWTGIAKRMIKVFENSINQRTMESNIF
- a CDS encoding YdeI/OmpD-associated family protein, encoding MKKLPELYFETDTEWRQWLHENHASSKGVYLIFYKVDHEKESMRWEEAVKVALCYGWIDSTVKSLGNGKRRQYFTPRNSKSVWSALNKTYIEELIAQDLMHDSGLKTVETAKLNGSWSALDDVENGIIPEDLQIAFDKSKVAFANYKNFAPSYRKSYLYWLHQAKREETRKKRITEIIRLCASNIKSRA
- a CDS encoding M1 family metallopeptidase, translated to MKNLISIITLLWLSTGFSQGLLSGKANFTRQDTLRGSITPEREWWDLTYYHLDIKVDPDNKFISGKNIVQYQVLKNHSVMQIDLQAPMKLMKATQNGTDLQIEQDGNAHFITLAETQEMGDIKSIELFYEGHPKQAVNAPWDGGISWKKDQNGEHFIASSCQGLGASVWWPCKDHMYDEVDSMQISVNVPSHLMNVSNGRLRSVEQYGDTKTYRWFVSNPINNYGVNINIANYAHFSEVYDGMAGNLDMDYYVLKYNLEKAKEQFKDAPKMMEAFEHWFGQYPFYKDGYKLVEVPYLGMEHQSSVTYGNQYKNGYLGRDLSGTGWGLKFDFIIIHESGHEWFANNITNKDIADMWIHESFTAYSENLFLDYFYGKQAAAEYVIGTRKNILNDRPLIGIYNVNHEGSGDMYYKGSNMLHTLRQLIEDDEKWRNILRKMNVQFYHQTVTTQQIENFLSVETGIDLTEFFNQYLRTVKVPTLEYSIKKNTLKFRWNNVVENFDMPVQISINGKEQWLFPKQAWNTLTAEENIETFKVDDDFYVESKAL
- a CDS encoding M28 family peptidase, whose product is MKRLVFSLLFCFGVLANAQNTQQIYNIIDSVSSERIKNDIQTLVNFGTRNTFSDTLSNTRGIGAARRWIKKEFETISTHCGDCLDVFYQKDFVTQKGNSRVPHDAWVVNVVAIQKGIKYPNRYIIMSGDIDSRASDTMDFTTDAPGANDNASGMAGTIEAARVLTKYKFNSSIVYVGLSGEEQGLFGGQGLAQYAKEKGWDIIGVFNNDMIGNIKGVDGVIDNRTFRIFSEPVPPNETERERTMRRFYGGEVDGVSRQLARYVHKTVKSYMPEMNPKMIYRLDRFGRGGHHRPFNDLGFAGIRIMEAHENYTQQHQDIREENGIKYGDVIEHVKFDYAKKLTAVNAINLASLASAPPPPKNVSIGGIVEPSTKLKWDKVIGAKGYKIYWRDTTSPTWDHSRYVGDVSSFTLEGIIIDNYYFGVASVGEHGFESVAVFPNQIFRD